The DNA segment GGAGACGGTCCGCGAGCGGATCAGCCTGGACGGCGAGCCGGTCTCCGAGGAGCAGCTGGTCACTACCTACCAGGACGTCGCCCCGCTCGCCGAGCTGATCGACGCGCGGAACGCGGAACCGCTGACCTACTTCGACATGACCACCGCCATGGCGTACGCGGCCTTCGCGGACGCACCGGTGGACATCGCCGTGGTCGAGGTCGGCCTCGGCGGCGAAGAGGACGCGACGAACGTCATCGAAGCCGGCGTCTGCGTGCTCACCCCGATCGGGCTGGACCACACCGAGTGGCTCGGCGACACCATCGAGGACATCGCCTGGCACAAGGTCGGCATCATCCACTCCGGCGCCACGGTGATCACCGCGCTGCAGACCGAGGAGGCCATGCGGCCGATCCTCGAACGCGTCGCGGACATGGGCGCCACGCTGGCCCGTGAGGGCAGCGAGTTCGGTGTGATCGAGCGGGCCCAGGCGGTCGGCGGGCAGGTGCTCACCCTGCAGGGCCTCGGCGGCGTCTACGACGAGGTCTTCCTGCCCCTCTTCGGCGCGCACCAGGCGCAGAACGCCGCCATCGCGCTCGCCGCGGTCGAGGCGTTCCTCGGCGCCGGCGCCGGTAAGCAGCTGGAGGTCGACCTGGTCCGTGAGGGCTTCGCGCAGGTCGACTCGCCGGGACGGCTGGAACGCGTACGCAGCGCTCCGACGATCCTGCTCGACGGCGCGCACAACCCGCACGGCATGGCCGCGACGGTGGCCGCGCTGGAAGAGGAGTTCACGTTCCGCCACCTCGTCGCCGTCGTGGCGGTCCTCGGCGACAAGGACGTGAGCGGCCTGCTCGATCTGCTGGAGCCGGTGGTCGCCCGCATCGTGGTGACCGAGAACAGCTCGCCGCGCTCGATGCCGCTGGACGAGCTCGCCCAGCTCGCCACCGACATCTTCGGCGAGGACCGGGTGAAGGTGGCCGCGAACATGCCGGACGCCATCGCGGAGGCCGTCTTCCTCGCGGAGGACGACGCGTCCGGCGAGCTGAGCGGCGTCGGCGTGCTGATCACCGGCTCGGTGGTCACCGTGGCGGATGCCAGGAAGCTGCTGAAGCGATGACCGACCAGGCGAAGCCCTCGGGCCTGAAGAATCCGGCCGGCGCGGTCCGCGGTCTCGGCGCCGCCACGCTCGGCATGGAGGCGCTGATCCTGCTGCTCGCGATCGCCCCGCTCAGCATCATCGGCGGCGAACGCAAGGGCGCCGCGATCGCCGTGGTGATCGTCGCGACGGTGCTGGCGATCGCCCTGGCCGGCAGCATGAAGCGGTCGTGGGCCTGGCACGCCGGCAGCGCTCTGCAGGTGCTGCTGCTCCTCGGCGGCTTCCTGCACTG comes from the Actinoplanes sp. OR16 genome and includes:
- a CDS encoding DUF4233 domain-containing protein; its protein translation is MTDQAKPSGLKNPAGAVRGLGAATLGMEALILLLAIAPLSIIGGERKGAAIAVVIVATVLAIALAGSMKRSWAWHAGSALQVLLLLGGFLHWAVASVGVIFGLAWLYALHVRRTILG
- a CDS encoding folylpolyglutamate synthase/dihydrofolate synthase family protein, giving the protein MSSEYSEVEAALNQRGFTRMVFDMQKIRDLMDVLGSPQRAYPAIHLTGTNGKTSTARMIDALLRAHGLHTGRYTSPHLETVRERISLDGEPVSEEQLVTTYQDVAPLAELIDARNAEPLTYFDMTTAMAYAAFADAPVDIAVVEVGLGGEEDATNVIEAGVCVLTPIGLDHTEWLGDTIEDIAWHKVGIIHSGATVITALQTEEAMRPILERVADMGATLAREGSEFGVIERAQAVGGQVLTLQGLGGVYDEVFLPLFGAHQAQNAAIALAAVEAFLGAGAGKQLEVDLVREGFAQVDSPGRLERVRSAPTILLDGAHNPHGMAATVAALEEEFTFRHLVAVVAVLGDKDVSGLLDLLEPVVARIVVTENSSPRSMPLDELAQLATDIFGEDRVKVAANMPDAIAEAVFLAEDDASGELSGVGVLITGSVVTVADARKLLKR